The following DNA comes from Picosynechococcus sp. PCC 7003.
CAAACGAAAGGCTTGCTCGACCAGCGCCCCCATCCGTAAAACCTCTTGTTCTAAACGTTGTAAAGAACGTTCAAATTGCGTTCGTTCTCTTTGGGGCGACTGATGAAATAATTGCATAGATTTTAAATTACGTTTCTTTATATCGTTTTTTATAGAGACTATTCTCACATTATAATTCCAAAGCTTAAAAAAGATTAAGTTATAGTTTGGTTAACAATTTTTCTGAGGGGTTTTCTTCGTCAAGGGGGCACTTTATGGGCAAAATCAAGGAAGATTTTAGTCGTCAGTAAGCTCTAAATGTGGTGGGTGTTTTGGTGGTTTAGAATCCTCCAGAAAGTCGACTTTATAAGGATTATGGGCTTCTGCTGCCCGTGGCAAATTGCGCTTTGAATTTATGGAGGTAAGCGGTTGCTTTATTTGGTTAAAGGCAGAACGTCGCCGTTGGGAAAGTTGCTCTTCGTTTGTATTTTTTGCTACCAATTCGTACAAAAGAGCTAACTTTGTCGATGATTTGCCTTTGCGTAGAATTCGCCCTAAACGTTGTACATATTCTCGACTCGAACCGCTGCCGGAGAGAATAATTGCCACTCTAGCATTGGGAACATCAACCCCCTCATTTAAAACATGGGAAGTCACCAGGATATGGTATGTTTCGCGACGAAATTTTTCGAGGATTTGATGGCGTTCTTTGACGGGGGTCTGGTGGGTAATGGCAGGAATTAAAAAGTCTTGGGAGATGCGATAAACGGTGGCGTTATCGTTGGTAAAAATAAGAATTTTTTCAGGGTAGTGACGTTGGATTAACTGGGCGAGGGTGCGCAGTTTTCCAGCAGTGCCAGCGGCGATATCTTTGGCTTGACGGTGAGCCAACATGGCGCGGCGACCCGCAGCGGAACGACAACTGATGGCGACAAAATTTTGCCAACCTTCGAGGGAACCCAAATAAATATTATTGTCCCGCAGAAATTGATTGCGGGTAGCAATGAGCTGTTGATATTGTTCGGCCTCGGTGGTGCTTAGGGGAATTTTAAGTTGAACAATTTGGTGCTCGGCCAGGGCCTTCCCAGAGAGGGAACTGGGGGTGCGGTCATACACAACGGGCCCAATGAGGTGTTTGAGATCTTGCTCGCGGCCATCGCTCCGGTCGGGGGTGGCGGTTAAACCGAGACGATAGGGGGCAATGGAATATTCGGCGATCGCCCGGAAAAAGTCGCTGGGTAAATGGTGACATTCATCGAAAATAATCAGGGCATATTGGTTTCCTAGGGTTTCCGCGTGGATCGCAGCGCTGTGGTAGGTGGCGATTAGGATCGGTGTGCGATCGCGGGAGCCGCCCCCCAATAACCCCACGTCAATGTTGGGAAAAGCGGTGGTGAGCTGGGCATACCATTGGTGCATCAAATCGAGGGTGGGCACCACGACCAAGGTTGTGCGGGGGGTGCTGGCCATGGCCAGTTGGGCGAGGTAGGTTTTTCCGGCGGCGGTGGGTAAGACCACAACTCCTTGGCGATCGCCTTTTTTCCA
Coding sequences within:
- a CDS encoding DEAD/DEAH box helicase produces the protein MRRRPKLTYDRGTLILHPPPRGKAWLDFVTWDDRIEKFRLSAQDYRPLVERLRDEGVDFIDAAQQFSPLAFEPTFSLEPYPHQQEALLAWKKGDRQGVVVLPTAAGKTYLAQLAMASTPRTTLVVVPTLDLMHQWYAQLTTAFPNIDVGLLGGGSRDRTPILIATYHSAAIHAETLGNQYALIIFDECHHLPSDFFRAIAEYSIAPYRLGLTATPDRSDGREQDLKHLIGPVVYDRTPSSLSGKALAEHQIVQLKIPLSTTEAEQYQQLIATRNQFLRDNNIYLGSLEGWQNFVAISCRSAAGRRAMLAHRQAKDIAAGTAGKLRTLAQLIQRHYPEKILIFTNDNATVYRISQDFLIPAITHQTPVKERHQILEKFRRETYHILVTSHVLNEGVDVPNARVAIILSGSGSSREYVQRLGRILRKGKSSTKLALLYELVAKNTNEEQLSQRRRSAFNQIKQPLTSINSKRNLPRAAEAHNPYKVDFLEDSKPPKHPPHLELTDD